In Strigops habroptila isolate Jane chromosome 16, bStrHab1.2.pri, whole genome shotgun sequence, a genomic segment contains:
- the TTLL10 gene encoding inactive polyglycylase TTLL10, which yields MMRTEHRGGSFSVLFSLCSVSIYCQRRGWQRIYDNTREDYALKWCEIKCQETYYHFKEGEQLLYQIPNNGVLTSKIGLLCCLREQERVMNTSSRNPNSKLLKMEEFFPESFRLDLKNERNAFFALCKDEQIWICKPSCSNQGRGIFLLKNPAAVNTLQAKFHRAEEYLLSKRVLYRAPQARIVQRYIQQPLLLEGKKFDVRSYLLIACTAPYVLFFAQGYVRLTCVNYDAASDDLTVHLTNQYMQKKNSLYSQLKDETIWRMEHFNSYVNEKFRKPKGLPKDWVFTVFTKRMKQIILQCFLAAKHKLDRKLGYFDLLGCDFLIDENFKVWLLEMNANPALHTNCEVLKDIIPAIVYESLDLVLEIFNKCLKGHRILPLETLCHFVLLYHEDDADLGQKQPLKLQSDLHKGQYMRPHTDSASLAKVLENSPKKPG from the exons ATGATGAGAACAGAACACAGG GGAggctccttttctgttttgttttccttatgcaGCGTGAGCATCTATTGCCAGCGCAGAGGCTGGCAGCGTATCTATGACAACACACGAGAGGATTATGCACTGAAATGGTGTGAAATCAAGTGCCAGGAGACCTATTACCATTTCAAAGAAG GTGAACAGCTTCTCTACCAGATTCCCAACAACGGAGTCCTCACCAGCAAGATAGGGCTTTTGTGCTGCCTGAGGGAGCAAGAGCGGGTGATGAACACCAGCAGCAGGAACCCCAATTCCAA GTTACTGAAGATGGAAGAATTCTTCCCCGAATCTTTTCGCCTGGActtaaaaaatgagagaaatgccttttttgccCTTTGCAAAG ATGAACAGATTTGGATCTGCAAACCAAGCTGCTCTAACCAAGGTCGAGGAATTTTCCTGCTTAAAAATCCAGCTGCTGTCAACACCCTCCAAGCCAAGTTCCACAGGGCTGAGGAATACCTGCTCAGTAAGAGGGTGCTGTACAGGGCTCCCCAGGCACGAATAGTGCAAAG GTACAttcagcagcctctgctcctggAAGGGAAGAAGTTTGATGTCCGCTCTTACCTCCTCATTGCCTGCACGGCTCCATACGTGTTATTCTTTGCCCAGGGTTATGTCAGGCTGACCTGTGTCAACTATGATGCTGCTTCTGATGATCTGACTGTTCATCTGACCAACCAG TACATGCAGAAGAAGAACTCCCTGTACAGCCAGCTGAAAGACGAGACCATTTGGCGGATGGAGCATTTCAACAGCTACGTTAATGAGAAGTTCAGAAAGCCCAAAGGGCTCCCCAAAGACTGGgttttcactgtgtttact aaaaggatGAAGCAGATCATTTTGCAGTGCTTCCTGGCAGCCAAGCACAAACTGGATCGCAAACTGGGCTACTTCGATCTCCTCGGTTGTGACTTTCTAATTGATGAAAACTTTAAG GTCTGGCTTCTGGAGATGAATGCAAACCCAGCACTACACACCAACTGTGAAGTCTTGAAAGACATCATCCCAGCTATAGTCTATGAGAGTCTTG ATTTGGTCCTTGAGATTTTCAACAAGTGCCTCAAAGGCCACAGGATTTTGCCTTTAGAGACGCTCTGTCATTTTGTGCTTCTCTATCACGAGGATGATGCAGACCTTGGCCAAAAACAACCCTTGAAGCTCCAAAGTGACTTGCATAAGGGCCAATACATGCGGCCACACACAGACAGTGCCAGCCTGGCCAAAGTGCTGGAGAACTCTCCCAAGAAGCCTGGTTGA